One region of Rana temporaria chromosome 9, aRanTem1.1, whole genome shotgun sequence genomic DNA includes:
- the LOC120914432 gene encoding olfactory receptor 151-like has protein sequence MYINQTFIDYFIIKGISDDPHLQLPIFLVVLVIYLITLCGNLTILIACRDSQLHKPMYFFLGNLSIVDIMCTTVTLHKILMNFITGYKVVSFVACMAQMYMFGALQCAELVTLTAMSYDRYVAICKPLHYHIIMNPRTYVLLAAFCWLFAFLEVIPPAWVVCSYSCYRTIEVNHFFCDIVPLMQISCNDTRLLEILFLAEGLGPMIVTPFLLTCVSYVFIIVAILKIPSSTGRQKAFYTCSSHLTVVTLLYTTLFSQYLTPNLSSTLDGKKMFALFNTACVPMLNPLIYSLKNKEVKAALRRSQVKIKMNL, from the coding sequence ATGTACATAAATCAAACATTTATTGACTATTTCATCATTAAAGGGATATCAGATGACCCTCACCTTCAGCTTCCCATCTTCCTTGTGGTTCTTGTCATTTATCTCATCACCCTGTGTGGTAACCTAACCATTCTTATTGCTTGCCGGGACTCCCAGCTCCATAAGCCAATGTACTTCTTCCTAGGAAACTTGTCTATAGTAGACATCATGTGCACTACAGTGACGCTTCATAAGATACTCATGAATTTTATCACTGGTTACAAGGTGGTCTCCTTTGTGGCCTGCATGGCACAGATGTATATGTTTGGTGCCTTGCAGTGTGCTGAGCTGGTCACACTTACAGCTATGAGTTATGATCGATATGTGGCCATCTGTAAACCTCTGCATTATCACATTATTATGAATCCAAGAACATATGTTTTGTTGGCTGCTTTCTGCTGGTTGTTTGCATTTTTGGAAGTCATTCCCCCAGCCTGGGTAGTATGCAGTTATTCTTGCTATAGAACTATTGAAGTCAACCACTTCTTTTGTGAcattgtccctttgatgcagATTTCTTGCAATGACACTAGACTATTGGAAATCCTGTTCTTAGCAGAAGGATTGGGTCCCATGATTGTCACCCCATTCCTTCTCACATGTGTTTCTTATGTTTTCATTATAGTTGCAATATTGAAGATTCCTTCTAGTACTGGCCGACAAAAGGCTTTCTACACATGTTCCTCCCACCTAACAGTTGTCACACTGCTGTACACTACATTATTTAGCCAATATCTGACACCAAACCTAAGCAGCACCTTGGatggcaaaaaaatgtttgctctttTTAACACAGCTTGTGTTCCGATGCTTAATCCACTGATCTAtagcttaaaaaataaagaagtCAAGGCAGCTCTCAGGAGAAGCCaagtaaaaattaaaatgaaCCTTTAG